The proteins below are encoded in one region of Caldanaerovirga acetigignens:
- a CDS encoding cell division protein ZapA: protein MEKEPDVTRVKVEICGENYYIKGSASEEYIKQLAKYVDQKMKLLLKLNPRLSRINLAVLTALNIADEYFKLKAEYEEFLELFDEEKGR from the coding sequence AGGGTAAAGGTAGAGATTTGCGGAGAAAATTATTATATAAAGGGTTCGGCTTCAGAAGAATACATAAAGCAACTGGCAAAGTATGTTGACCAAAAAATGAAATTGCTTTTAAAACTTAACCCTAGACTTAGCCGCATTAACTTGGCGGTACTGACGGCATTAAATATCGCCGACGAATATTTCAAGCTAAAGGCTGAATACGAGGAATTTTTAGAGCTATTTGATGAAGAAAAAGGCAGGTAA
- the polX gene encoding DNA polymerase/3'-5' exonuclease PolX, whose protein sequence is MKNYLVSFIFSDIADMLEIKGENIFKIRAYRKAARAIANLAEDVECLVKTSSLAGIEGIGKALEEKIKEIINSGTCEYYEKLKSEVPKGLVEMLKIPGLGAKKIRTIYEKLNITTIEELQQAAKQRKLRGLPGIGVKTEQGILKGIEMLKGTMGKILLPTALFLAEEMMALLRSNPAVEKVDAAGDLRRKQELISKLEIVISSNKPGKIIDGLLTYHRIKEVKERSEETLKVLLDLGIMVNFHIVEPVSFWSCLHYFTGSEEHVGRLREVAREKGYDIQKNYVIRIKSGELLYPESEEKIYGLLDMPYVIPELRENRGEIEAALKRKLPKSLEIGDIKGDLHIHSNWSDGLNSIEEIAIKAREKGYEYIAITDHSKSLKVAHGLDEERLFKQMEQIKKLNNEIKGIRILSGIEVDILSNDLLDFDDDILKELDIVIASIHSGFSQDKEKLTRRILKAIYNPYVNIIAHPTGRMLAKRDPYEIDVDAVLKAAAETNTVLEINSSPDRLDLNDEFARKAKEMGVKIVINTDTHELEGLNDIKYGVWVARRAWLEKEDVINTRTLPHLMEILRQKRK, encoded by the coding sequence ATGAAAAATTATCTCGTATCCTTTATTTTTTCCGATATTGCAGATATGCTGGAAATAAAGGGGGAAAATATTTTTAAAATCAGGGCCTACCGAAAAGCCGCTCGGGCAATCGCAAATCTTGCTGAGGATGTTGAATGTTTAGTAAAAACCTCTTCACTTGCCGGTATAGAAGGAATTGGAAAGGCTCTCGAAGAAAAGATAAAGGAAATTATAAATAGCGGAACGTGCGAGTATTACGAAAAACTCAAAAGTGAAGTACCCAAGGGATTAGTGGAAATGCTTAAGATTCCTGGCCTGGGGGCAAAAAAAATAAGGACTATTTATGAAAAGTTGAATATAACCACAATTGAAGAGCTACAGCAGGCAGCAAAGCAGCGTAAGTTAAGAGGATTGCCTGGGATTGGAGTGAAGACTGAACAAGGCATATTAAAGGGGATAGAAATGCTAAAGGGGACGATGGGTAAAATACTTTTGCCCACCGCCCTTTTTCTGGCGGAAGAAATGATGGCACTGCTGCGATCAAATCCTGCAGTTGAAAAAGTCGATGCGGCAGGAGACCTGAGGAGAAAACAAGAGTTAATAAGCAAGCTCGAAATTGTAATTTCTTCTAATAAGCCAGGCAAAATAATAGATGGATTGTTAACTTACCACAGAATAAAAGAGGTCAAGGAAAGAAGCGAAGAAACGTTGAAAGTGTTGTTGGATTTAGGGATTATGGTTAATTTTCATATTGTAGAGCCCGTTTCGTTTTGGTCCTGTTTGCATTATTTTACGGGTAGTGAAGAACACGTTGGCAGGTTGAGGGAAGTAGCAAGAGAGAAAGGTTATGATATTCAAAAGAACTATGTTATCCGGATAAAGAGTGGCGAATTATTGTACCCTGAAAGTGAAGAAAAAATTTACGGATTGCTCGACATGCCCTATGTAATTCCAGAGCTCAGGGAAAACCGGGGAGAAATAGAAGCGGCTCTAAAGCGGAAACTGCCCAAATCCCTCGAAATTGGTGATATAAAAGGCGACCTTCACATTCATAGCAATTGGAGCGACGGATTAAATTCTATTGAGGAAATCGCAATAAAAGCTAGAGAAAAAGGTTACGAATACATCGCCATTACCGATCATTCAAAATCTTTGAAAGTCGCCCACGGGTTAGATGAAGAGCGTTTATTTAAGCAGATGGAACAGATAAAGAAGTTGAATAACGAAATAAAAGGGATAAGAATTTTATCGGGCATAGAAGTTGATATTTTGAGCAATGACCTTTTGGACTTCGACGACGATATATTAAAAGAGCTTGATATCGTAATTGCTTCTATTCACAGCGGCTTCAGTCAAGATAAAGAAAAGTTAACTCGGCGAATCTTAAAAGCCATCTACAATCCCTATGTTAATATAATCGCTCATCCAACGGGAAGAATGTTAGCAAAAAGGGATCCTTATGAAATTGATGTCGATGCTGTACTAAAAGCTGCAGCGGAAACAAATACCGTGCTAGAAATCAATTCTTCTCCAGATAGGCTTGACTTGAACGATGAATTTGCGAGAAAGGCAAAGGAAATGGGGGTAAAAATCGTTATCAACACCGACACTCATGAGCTGGAAGGATTAAACGACATAAAGTACGGAGTATGGGTGGCAAGGAGGGCTTGGTTGGAAAAAGAGGACGTAATAAACACCCGCACGCTTCCTCACTTGATGGAAATACTGAGACAAAAGCGAAAATGA